From Chromatiales bacterium, one genomic window encodes:
- a CDS encoding dihydrolipoyllysine-residue acetyltransferase, protein MARREIRVPDLGDFKDVEIVEVVVKPGDQVRAEQTLITLETDKAAMEVPSPVAGKVIELKVAQGGRVSTGDLIAFLEADEAETAAATQPPEAKSAAPAPARTEAPAAPPARRTLEPSRPAAAQALPPIDESTFSRAHASPSVRKFARELGVDLGRVRGSGQKGRVLLDDVKQFVKSVMSGAVSSGPSLPKVPAVDFAKYGPVEVSPLSRVRRISGPRLQAAWLNIPHVTQQDEADITALEERRKALRDKAAAEGVKLTPLAFFVRAAVLGLREFPDFNSSLTEDGTGLVHKKYWHIGFAADTPQGLVVPVIRDADQKDLFTIARELGVLSEKARSGKLTAGEMQGGTFTISSLGGIGGTYFSPIVNAPEVAILGVGRASIKPVWAKDKFVPRMVLPLSLAYDHRVIDGATGARFSTFLVSLLGDVDRLLAD, encoded by the coding sequence ATGGCACGACGTGAGATAAGAGTCCCGGATCTCGGCGACTTCAAGGACGTCGAGATCGTCGAGGTTGTGGTCAAGCCGGGCGATCAGGTGCGTGCCGAGCAGACGCTGATCACGCTGGAGACCGACAAGGCGGCGATGGAAGTGCCATCGCCCGTGGCCGGCAAGGTCATCGAACTGAAAGTCGCCCAGGGTGGCCGCGTGTCCACCGGTGACCTGATCGCCTTCCTTGAAGCAGACGAGGCGGAAACGGCAGCGGCGACACAGCCGCCGGAAGCGAAATCGGCCGCACCGGCTCCCGCGCGAACCGAAGCGCCTGCGGCGCCGCCCGCACGTCGTACCCTGGAGCCCTCGCGACCCGCCGCTGCGCAGGCCTTGCCGCCGATCGATGAGTCCACGTTCTCGCGCGCCCATGCCAGTCCTTCGGTGCGCAAGTTCGCCCGCGAACTCGGTGTGGATCTCGGCCGGGTAAGAGGCTCGGGCCAGAAGGGCCGTGTGCTGCTCGACGACGTCAAGCAGTTCGTGAAGTCGGTGATGAGCGGCGCAGTCAGCTCCGGCCCTTCGCTGCCGAAGGTTCCGGCGGTGGACTTTGCGAAATACGGCCCGGTCGAGGTCTCGCCGCTGTCACGCGTGCGCAGGATTTCCGGTCCGCGCCTGCAGGCAGCCTGGCTCAACATTCCGCATGTCACACAGCAGGACGAGGCCGATATCACCGCACTCGAAGAGCGGCGCAAGGCGCTCAGGGACAAGGCTGCCGCAGAGGGAGTAAAGCTCACGCCACTGGCTTTCTTCGTCCGTGCGGCCGTGCTCGGGCTGCGGGAGTTTCCGGACTTCAACAGTTCGCTGACCGAAGACGGTACCGGTCTCGTACACAAGAAGTACTGGCATATCGGCTTTGCCGCCGATACGCCGCAGGGCCTGGTGGTGCCGGTGATCCGCGATGCCGACCAGAAAGACCTGTTCACGATCGCCCGCGAACTCGGTGTACTGAGTGAGAAGGCACGCAGCGGCAAGCTCACGGCTGGGGAGATGCAGGGTGGCACCTTCACGATTTCGAGCCTCGGTGGAATCGGCGGCACCTACTTCAGTCCGATCGTGAACGCGCCGGAAGTGGCGATACTCGGCGTTGGCCGCGCCAGCATCAAACCGGTCTGGGCAAAGGACAAGTTTGTGCCACGCATGGTCCTGCCGCTGTCGCTGGCTTACGACCATCGCGTCATCGACGGTGCGACCGGCGCCCGCTTTTCCACCTTCCTCGTCAGCCTGCTGGGCGACGTGGATCGTCTGCTGGCGGACTGA
- a CDS encoding leucyl aminopeptidase family protein — protein sequence MIGVSRKQVKQATADSLLPAGIPFKVTQTPGRLRKSMLTTFDHLIVVAPTRPKASLWRDVPGLKSLQPRIRRLGKASAGRPLRSMVGSSTTAATLGLLPPQKKGSGPLPAFSLLRFAGDLVADAIGDEPRSIGLLAHGFAAEDAERIVTALLLALGARAWQPPAFRKDNRPAQLKKIQLLGLPAEIDLERVLAEAESANLVRGLTALPANKLNASAYRGLLGELARQNGWEFEWLDEPALARLGAGAFLAVSQGNASRDAGIARLRYRPAGIARQPDLALVGKGIIFDTGGTNTKSAKYMLDMHLDMSGSAVSLAVLQALTALRSPLSIDCWLAITENRSGPAAYKQRDVITASNGVTIEVMHTDAEGRMVLADTLALAGREKPRLMIDYATLTGACVHALSERYSGVFSNRESLNELLVRTGRDSGERVWPFPMDDDFDDDLKSKVADVSQCSTGGEADQILAARFLQRFVPEATTWIHMDLSSVTRKEGLGQMPGGFTGFGVRYSLALLLDHAADLHELAMPVTQPRHR from the coding sequence ATGATCGGCGTTTCGCGAAAACAGGTCAAGCAAGCAACAGCGGACAGCCTGCTTCCTGCCGGTATTCCGTTCAAGGTAACGCAGACACCGGGGCGCCTGCGCAAAAGCATGCTCACGACCTTCGATCACCTCATCGTCGTAGCGCCAACCCGGCCCAAAGCTTCGCTGTGGCGTGACGTACCCGGACTCAAATCGCTGCAGCCACGGATCAGGCGCCTCGGCAAGGCCTCTGCCGGCCGCCCGTTGCGCAGTATGGTCGGCAGCAGCACGACGGCTGCAACACTCGGACTGCTTCCGCCGCAAAAAAAAGGCAGCGGCCCCTTGCCGGCTTTCAGTCTGCTCAGGTTTGCCGGCGATCTGGTCGCGGACGCGATCGGCGACGAACCGCGCTCGATTGGTCTGCTCGCACACGGCTTTGCGGCCGAGGACGCTGAACGCATCGTCACTGCACTGCTGCTCGCACTTGGCGCGCGCGCCTGGCAGCCGCCCGCGTTCCGCAAGGACAACCGGCCCGCACAGCTCAAGAAGATCCAGCTGCTCGGCCTGCCGGCGGAGATCGACCTGGAGCGCGTGCTGGCAGAGGCAGAAAGCGCAAATCTGGTGCGTGGGCTTACCGCATTGCCCGCCAACAAGCTGAACGCAAGCGCGTATCGCGGGCTGCTGGGCGAGCTGGCCAGGCAGAACGGTTGGGAATTCGAGTGGCTGGATGAACCCGCACTTGCAAGACTCGGCGCCGGTGCCTTCCTCGCGGTCTCCCAGGGAAACGCCAGTCGCGACGCGGGCATCGCCCGCCTGCGTTACCGGCCGGCGGGCATCGCCCGCCAGCCTGATCTGGCACTCGTCGGCAAGGGCATCATCTTCGACACCGGTGGTACCAATACCAAGAGCGCCAAGTACATGCTCGACATGCATCTGGACATGTCGGGCAGTGCCGTGTCGCTTGCCGTGCTGCAGGCACTGACTGCACTCCGTTCTCCACTGTCCATCGACTGCTGGCTCGCCATCACCGAGAACCGCAGCGGGCCTGCCGCCTACAAGCAGCGCGATGTGATCACCGCCAGCAACGGCGTGACCATCGAGGTCATGCACACGGATGCAGAGGGCCGCATGGTGCTGGCTGACACGCTGGCACTGGCGGGACGTGAAAAGCCGCGACTCATGATCGACTACGCCACCCTGACCGGCGCCTGTGTCCACGCGCTGTCCGAACGCTACAGCGGTGTATTCAGCAACCGCGAATCGCTCAACGAATTGCTTGTACGCACCGGGCGGGATTCAGGCGAACGCGTGTGGCCCTTCCCGATGGACGACGATTTCGACGATGACCTCAAATCGAAAGTCGCCGATGTCAGCCAGTGCAGCACCGGCGGTGAGGCAGACCAGATCCTGGCCGCGCGATTCCTGCAGCGTTTCGTGCCGGAAGCGACGACCTGGATTCATATGGACCTGTCCTCCGTGACCCGCAAGGAAGGCCTCGGACAGATGCCGGGCGGGTTTACCGGTTTCGGCGTACGTTACAGCCTGGCACTGCTGCTCGATCACGCTGCCGACCTGCATGAACTGGCCATGCCCGTCACGCAGCCACGCCACCGCTGA
- the rnt gene encoding ribonuclease T: MISTRFRGFLPVVVDLETGGFNARTDALLEIAAVLLTMDEDGTLRRGETVSFHVQPFDGANIEAASLQVTGIDPFHPLRPAIPEREALQNIFREVRQAVRNAGCKRAILVAHNAHFDLGFLNEAIARTAVKRSPFHPFSVLDTATLCGVAFGQTVLAQAALAAGMEWDSDAAHAAAYDAEMTADLFCEIVNRFKPIYAAALPLPPVVAESADDEPLPPET; this comes from the coding sequence ATGATCAGCACCCGCTTTCGCGGCTTTTTGCCGGTCGTCGTCGACCTTGAAACCGGCGGTTTCAACGCGCGGACCGATGCGCTGCTGGAAATTGCCGCGGTGCTGCTGACCATGGACGAGGACGGCACGCTGCGCAGGGGCGAGACGGTGTCATTCCATGTGCAGCCGTTTGACGGTGCCAATATCGAAGCGGCCTCACTCCAGGTCACCGGAATCGATCCCTTCCACCCGCTGCGACCTGCGATTCCCGAACGCGAAGCCCTGCAAAACATCTTCCGCGAAGTGCGTCAGGCTGTCCGGAATGCGGGCTGCAAGCGCGCGATTCTCGTTGCGCACAATGCCCATTTCGATCTCGGCTTCCTGAACGAGGCGATCGCCCGTACCGCCGTCAAGCGCAGTCCCTTTCATCCCTTCAGCGTGCTCGATACTGCAACGCTGTGTGGCGTCGCCTTTGGTCAGACGGTACTGGCCCAGGCCGCGCTTGCCGCGGGCATGGAGTGGGACAGCGATGCCGCCCATGCAGCGGCCTACGACGCGGAAATGACCGCCGACCTGTTCTGCGAGATCGTCAACCGCTTCAAGCCGATTTACGCTGCCGCACTGCCGCTACCCCCGGTTGTCGCGGAAAGCGCAGATGATGAACCGCTGCCGCCGGAGACCTGA
- the aceE gene encoding pyruvate dehydrogenase (acetyl-transferring), homodimeric type, whose protein sequence is MSDSVNPSIQPDDFDPDETHEWIESIDSVLRVHGAERAQFLLNQMVDHARRSGAYLPFRPNTAYLNTIPLWLQPEYPGDRAIERRIEAYLRWNAMAMVVQANRRSTEYGGHIATYASATTLYEVGFNHFWRAANAESGGDLIYIQGHSSPGIYARAYLEGRLSEEQLDYFRQEVAGKGKGLSSYPHPWLMPDFWQFPTVSMGLGPMMGIYQARFMKYLEHRGLADTSGRKVWCFLGDGEMDEPESMGAITMPVREKLDNLIFVINCNLQRLDGPVRGNGKIIQELEAAFRGAGWAVIKVLWGSRWDPLLAEDHQGFLHRRMEEAVDGEYQNFKAAGGAYTREHFFGKYPELKAMVAHMSDDEIWRLNRGGLDAIKVHAAYARAMQQDGRPVVILAKTIKGYGLGQAGEGRMTAHQTKKLDVDDLKALRDRFHIPISDADIDKVPFYRPAPDSEEMRYLQERRKQLGGYLPARKRQIEPLVVPGLDLFKTQLEGTGDRAASTTMVFVRLLNSLLRDPAIGKNVVPIVPDEARTFGMEGMFRQIGIYSSVGQLYTPQDAEQLMYYREDKEGQILQEGINEGGAFCSWLAAATSYANHGVYMIPFYIFYSMFGFQRIGDFIWAAGDSQAKGFLLGATAGRTTLAGEGLQHQDGHSHLAASTIPNCVAYDPAYGYELAVIMHDGMRRMYERQERVFYYITVMNENYVQPAMPEGVEEGILRGMYRLRSGARKKLHVQLMGSGTILREVIAAAEMLEKDFQVSSDVWSVTSFTELRRDGIDCDRWNMLHPAEAPRRSFVASNLADQAGPCIAATDYMRIVADQIRPWMPGRYVVLGTDGFGRSDSRAALREFFEVDSRYVVIAALKALADEGSIDAKTVAKAIATLGVDPARPNPVTV, encoded by the coding sequence GTGTCGGATTCAGTCAACCCGAGTATTCAGCCTGATGATTTCGATCCGGACGAGACTCACGAATGGATCGAGTCGATCGACTCCGTGCTGCGCGTACATGGGGCCGAGCGTGCGCAGTTCCTGCTCAACCAGATGGTCGATCACGCACGGCGTTCCGGCGCCTATCTGCCATTTCGTCCCAATACCGCCTACCTGAACACGATTCCGCTCTGGCTGCAGCCCGAGTATCCCGGCGATCGCGCCATCGAGCGGCGAATCGAGGCCTATCTGCGCTGGAACGCGATGGCCATGGTGGTGCAGGCCAACCGGCGGAGCACCGAGTATGGCGGCCACATCGCGACCTATGCTTCAGCGACGACCCTGTATGAGGTCGGTTTCAATCACTTCTGGCGGGCGGCCAACGCCGAGTCCGGCGGTGACCTGATCTACATCCAGGGTCATTCGTCACCGGGAATCTATGCCCGTGCCTATCTCGAGGGCAGGCTGAGCGAAGAACAGCTCGACTATTTTCGCCAGGAAGTGGCCGGCAAGGGCAAGGGACTTTCTTCCTATCCGCACCCATGGCTGATGCCGGACTTCTGGCAGTTCCCGACCGTATCGATGGGCCTCGGCCCGATGATGGGCATCTATCAGGCCCGCTTCATGAAGTATCTGGAGCATCGCGGCCTTGCCGACACCAGCGGGCGCAAGGTCTGGTGTTTCCTCGGCGATGGCGAGATGGACGAGCCGGAGTCGATGGGCGCAATCACGATGCCGGTGCGCGAGAAGCTCGACAACCTGATCTTCGTGATCAACTGCAATCTGCAGCGTCTCGATGGCCCGGTACGCGGCAACGGCAAGATCATCCAGGAACTCGAAGCAGCGTTTCGCGGTGCCGGCTGGGCAGTCATCAAGGTACTCTGGGGCTCGCGCTGGGATCCGCTGCTGGCGGAAGACCACCAGGGCTTCCTGCATCGACGGATGGAAGAAGCGGTCGATGGCGAATACCAGAATTTCAAGGCTGCCGGTGGCGCCTATACCCGGGAGCACTTTTTCGGCAAGTATCCCGAACTGAAGGCTATGGTCGCCCACATGTCGGATGACGAGATCTGGCGGCTCAATCGCGGTGGTCTCGATGCCATCAAGGTACACGCCGCTTATGCGCGTGCCATGCAGCAGGACGGTCGTCCGGTGGTCATTCTGGCGAAGACCATCAAGGGTTATGGTCTCGGTCAGGCGGGCGAAGGGCGCATGACAGCGCACCAGACCAAGAAGCTCGACGTCGACGATCTGAAGGCGCTGCGCGACCGCTTTCACATCCCCATTTCTGATGCCGACATCGACAAGGTTCCGTTTTACCGACCAGCGCCGGACAGCGAGGAGATGCGCTACCTGCAGGAGCGCCGCAAGCAGCTCGGTGGTTATCTCCCCGCGCGCAAGCGGCAGATCGAGCCGCTCGTGGTGCCCGGCCTGGACTTGTTCAAGACCCAGCTGGAAGGCACGGGTGACCGGGCTGCATCGACGACGATGGTATTTGTCCGCCTGCTAAACAGCCTGCTGCGCGATCCGGCCATCGGCAAGAACGTCGTACCGATCGTGCCCGATGAGGCACGCACCTTCGGCATGGAAGGCATGTTCCGGCAGATCGGCATCTATTCCTCGGTAGGGCAGCTCTACACGCCGCAGGATGCCGAGCAGCTCATGTACTACCGCGAGGACAAGGAGGGCCAGATCCTCCAGGAAGGCATCAACGAAGGCGGCGCCTTCTGCTCCTGGCTCGCGGCGGCAACCTCTTATGCGAATCATGGCGTGTACATGATTCCCTTCTACATCTTCTATTCGATGTTCGGCTTTCAGCGCATCGGCGACTTCATCTGGGCGGCGGGCGACTCGCAGGCCAAGGGCTTCCTGCTCGGTGCAACGGCTGGCCGCACCACGCTGGCCGGTGAAGGTTTGCAGCACCAGGACGGACACAGCCATCTGGCTGCATCCACGATCCCGAACTGCGTGGCCTACGATCCGGCATACGGCTACGAACTTGCCGTGATCATGCACGACGGAATGCGGCGGATGTACGAGAGACAGGAGCGTGTCTTCTACTACATCACCGTCATGAACGAGAACTATGTCCAGCCCGCCATGCCCGAGGGCGTCGAAGAAGGCATCCTGCGCGGCATGTACCGGCTGCGGAGCGGAGCGCGTAAGAAGCTGCATGTGCAGTTGATGGGGTCCGGCACCATCCTGCGGGAAGTGATCGCGGCAGCGGAGATGCTCGAGAAAGACTTCCAGGTGTCGTCAGACGTCTGGAGCGTGACCAGTTTTACCGAGCTGCGGCGCGATGGCATCGACTGCGACCGCTGGAACATGCTGCATCCCGCAGAGGCGCCCCGGCGGTCCTTTGTGGCGAGCAATCTGGCAGACCAGGCCGGACCCTGCATAGCGGCCACCGACTACATGCGCATCGTCGCTGACCAGATCCGGCCCTGGATGCCCGGTCGCTATGTGGTGCTGGGTACAGACGGCTTTGGCCGCAGCGATTCCCGGGCTGCGCTGCGCGAGTTCTTCGAGGTGGATTCCCGGTATGTCGTGATCGCCGCGCTCAAGGCGCTTGCCGATGAAGGCAGTATCGATGCGAAAACGGTTGCGAAAGCGATTGCAACGCTCGGCGTTGATCCCGCCAGACCGAATCCTGTGACTGTCTGA